In the Glycine max cultivar Williams 82 chromosome 19, Glycine_max_v4.0, whole genome shotgun sequence genome, CCTTTGATCTAATAGGTTTGATGGACGACAATGGTGGATTAAGAAGACAATGTGTTTCTTGTAGGGTTGGGTAATTTACTTTCCTTCCTGGGAACTACAACCTCTTGGCCATCATTAGAGAAGAAAACCTTTTCAATGACAAATGGTGACATGATTTGGGTTTGATGTGTTTGTTGCAAAACTTTGTGTTGTTCATGGGGAAATGAGATGGGGTTTGAGTGTTTGAGTTGTGCTAAATATTGTCTTAGATCTTGAAAACTTGGGGCATGTCTTAGAATTATCCATACAAAACTAGCttataagataaatatatacattattttggcCTCACAACTAGGAAACATGGAATTTCCAACACTCCTTCTTATGTCGAGGACTTAACATCTGTGGGTGGTTTGATAATGGCTTGATAACATAAGGCATGATAGGCCCAACAACGGATCACTTGCATAGGCTTTGATACAATCTTAGAATTGTGGGTTTTGATCTAACTCAACCTTACAAAATCGATTTATAAGGTGAAAGTTGCTCTCACTTATATTATACACATTATTTTGGTCTCATTAGTCGATGTGGGATTTCCAACGCGAAGCATTCAAGTTTGTCATTGAATTAAAACATGAACAAACACTTAAACCAAGAGTCACATGGAGTTGATGTTGCTAGTGGAACCCCTCCAATTGGCGTAAATTGAGATTTTGAGGTAAAACTTCCTAACAAAGATGAATTTTTTGGCATGCCTAACTTGTTTTGTAATGACACTTAAGCTTATTAGGACATTGTCATTGGGTTGGTAATGGGTAATTAGGTATCATTGTTAACTCACTCTTCAAACAAAACTAATGAGAAAAGTGTCTTATAACACATGTTTTCATAAAAGAAGaccaacacttttttttatttaggttaaatatcacttttaatttattatattttagtattttttattttattacattaagttttaaaagttttattttaattatttatatttttttttaaattttcattttaatcattttttttaattttatgttaaaaaacattaatgtttcatcaatattttaactaaaataatacCTGAAATCTCGTCGAAGAGTCAAATTAACTAAGGAGGGGTGGTAAGTTTTTATTGGGCGATGAATCGAGGCGCAAAAGAGTTGGGGTGGGATCCTTCTTCCCTCATGATGGCTTCACCTTCAAGTTCAGTAGAGTAGAGTGAGCGAAAGTGGAAAACAAAAATGGAGGAGACTCAAGTGCTGCACGAACTCCACAAGCTATCACAGATAGAATCAGAGGAAACCCTAAACCAAATGCTATGCACCCTTTGGTCCACTCGTAAAACGGGTCTTCCCCTCTCCGACAAGTCCCATTTCCAATCCCTCCTCCACCTCCCTTCCCCCTCCCATCTCGACCCCGtaagtctctctctctctctctccctcttttcgATCATCACGTGACCAATTCCAATCTCACGTAACGGATTTCAACGTTAATAATAGGTTTTAGCGTGCCTCCGTTCCCTCGTCAGAAAATGCGCGCACCAGAACCTCGCCCGCGACGACCTTCTCAGACTGTTTCCCCGCGATCTTCCGATTCAGTTGCAAACGAATTTGGTATCAGCGTTGCAGAGAAACAGAGATCGGTGGAAGGAGGACGTGAGTCACGTGATTCCGCAGCTGAAGGGAACGATAAACTTTGCTCCTTCGCTGCTTTGGCCGCGCCAAGAACAAGATTTTGATGCGGTGGCGGTGCCGGCGGTTGTTCCTGATGTTGGCCCTTCGGGGGTGAATTCGTGCTTCCAGTGTGATGCCGTTGGTGCTTCTGATAACTTGGTAGGTACTTGGAAGGAATTGAATTCGGTGCGGTCAATTTTTTGGGCATTCATGTGGTCGTTGCATTTGTAACTGTTGGATGAAGATTGAACAGCTTAGATTTTGAATTTACTGAAAGAGGAATGCTAGCAATACTCTCCAACACTCTCTATCTAACACACTCATAGAGTGAGTGTTAGTAAAAGAGtatcagagagagagagtatcGCCGGCATTCTTTACTGAAACAAGATGTGATTCTGTAGGTTGAAGATTGGACGACTTAGATTTTGAATTTGCTGAAGAGGAATGCTAGCGATACTCTCGGACACTCTCTATCTAACACAATCATAGAGTGAATGTTAGTTAGTAAAAGAGTATCAGAGAGACAGTATCGTTGGCATTCGTCTTTACTGAAAGAAGATGTGATTCTGTTGGATGAAGATTTCTGAATGTACTGAAAGAGGAATGCCAGTGATATTTTCTGACACTCTTTATCTAACACATTCATAGAGTGAGTGTTAGTAAAAGAGGATCACAGACAGTAGCGCTAGCATTCATTTTTACTGAAACAAGATGTGAGTCTGTTGGATGAAGATTGAACGACTTAGATTTTGAATTTACTGAAAGAAGAATGCTAGCGATATTCTCTGACACTCTATCTAACACAATCATAGAGTGAGTGTATGTAAAAGAGTAACAGAGACTGTATCGCTGGCATTCGTCTTTACTGAAATAAAATGTGTCTGTCTGATCTTCTAGTTGTTAAATGCATGGACAAGTTGAGTGCACTGATTTTGGTACCAAATATCATAGGGTAAAGTAAGTAATATCATTATTGATGAGAAAAACAAGTAATAGTGTATCAAACTtatgatatgtatatatatacatgtaatatcaatttttttattttctcattaatGTCAGAAATAATTTACTTTGGGATCCTCCTTGAAAGTGAgtaactaaattaaataatttatgagaaAATCAATGGTTGATATTACGTGCTCATGCATAACAAATCATGCATGTATTTGGATATTAATGGCtgattttttcttcaataattgaGATCATTTACTTTATCTGAACTTACTCTATAAGAGCCAAATCCATTTACTTTATTCTCCAAATCAAGTTCTTCCCCTCCCTTTTCTTTTGgctatttattagattttatttgttattataaaataatatcgtAGGAAAACCTTCCTTGCCTCAAATCAATGACGTGGACCATGGAGAATCGTGGCTCATCCCCTGCAGATAGAGTAGCTATAATCAGCCTTAAGGTAAAAGGAAAATTGAATTATGTATGATGTGAGGTTATTATGAAT is a window encoding:
- the LOC100778299 gene encoding uncharacterized protein LOC100778299; protein product: MEETQVLHELHKLSQIESEETLNQMLCTLWSTRKTGLPLSDKSHFQSLLHLPSPSHLDPVLACLRSLVRKCAHQNLARDDLLRLFPRDLPIQLQTNLVSALQRNRDRWKEDVSHVIPQLKGTINFAPSLLWPRQEQDFDAVAVPAVVPDVGPSGVNSCFQCDAVGASDNLENLPCLKSMTWTMENRGSSPADRVAIISLKLHDYSKSPSGETEIKFQLTRDTLEAMLRSMTYIREQLNAVETSSGPANKKQKQ